One Phragmites australis chromosome 23, lpPhrAust1.1, whole genome shotgun sequence DNA window includes the following coding sequences:
- the LOC133906552 gene encoding uncharacterized protein LOC133906552, whose translation MSSLEEPLGLGDLPKLSINRLERFSSPSACRRATADDRSTGKYNNSCNGSTQMIFHGNSHLWHPQCHNTNSSCDGVELRDLPRKVLRDLPTFVKVVEVGPRDGLQNEKSNVPTSVKIQLIHKLVAAGLSVVEATSFVSPKWVPQLADAKEVLKGIQQVPDVRYPVLTPNLRGFEAAVAAGAKEVAVFVSASESFSKSNINCTIEESLVRYRDVTAAAKKHGIRIRGYVSCVIACPVEGTIHPLKVAYVAKELYDMGCSEISLGDTIGVGTPGSVAAMLEAVMSFVPVDKIAVHFHDTYGQALANILVSLQMGISIVDSSVSGLGGCPYAKGATGNVATEDVVYMLHGLGIETNIDLNRLMEAGDYISKHLGRPLGSKTATALRKLAN comes from the exons ATGTCAAGCCTTGAGGAGCCACTTGGTCTCGGAGACCTGCCAAAGTTGAGTATTAACAGACTTGAGCGGTTCTCGTCGCCAAGTGCTTGTCGTAGGGCAACAGCTGATGATCGCAGCACTGGCAA GTACAATAACTCCTGCAATGGTAGCACTCAGATGATCTTCCATGGCAATTCTCATCTATGGCATCCACAATGCCATAATACTAATTCGTCCTGTGATGGAGTGGAACTTAGAGATCTTCCTCGCAAG GTTCTGAGGGATCTACCAACGTTTGTGAAGGTAGTTGAAGTTGGACCACGAGATGGTCTGCAAAATGAGAAAAGCAATGTACCAACATCTGTAAAGATCCAGCTGATACATAAATTAGTGGCTGCAGGTTTGTCAGTAGTTGAAGCCACAAGTTTTGTATCCCCAAAATGGGTGCCACAG CTAGCTGATGCAAAGGAAGTCCTCAAAGGGATCCAGCAGGTTCCTGATGTGCGGTATCCAGTGTTAACTCCTAACCTCAGA GGATTTGAGGCTGCTGTTGCAGCTGGTGCAAAAGAAGTTGCAGTTTTTGTATCTGCCTCTGAATCCTTCTCTAAGTCGAACATTAACTGTACTATTGAGGAAAGCCTTGTTCGGTACCGTGATGTTACTGCTGCTGCCAAGAAACATGGAATACGTATCCGCGG GTATGTTTCATGTGTGATTGCGTGCCCTGTCGAAGGCACAATCCATCCATTGAAGGTGGCATATGTAGCTAAAGAGCTTTACGACATGGGCTGCTCGGAGATTTCACTTGGAGACACAATTGGTGTTGGTACACCAG gtagtgtagCTGCTATGCTTGAAGCTGTCATGTCCTTTGTTCCAGTAGACAAGATTGCTGTTCATTTCCATGATACATACGGCCAAGCCCTTGCCAACATCCTAGTTTCCCTTCAA ATGGGGATCAGTATAGTGGACTCATCAGTGTCGGGCCTCGGAGGCTGCCCGTACGCAAAGGGCGCCACTGGCAATGTTGCCACCGAGGATGTTGTGTACATGCTCCATGGCCTGGGGATAGAGACCAACATCGACCTCAACAGGCTCATGGAGGCCGGTGATTACATCTCCAAGCATCTGGGCAGGCCATTGGGCTCCAAGACTGCGACCGCTCTGCGCAAGCTAGCCAACTAA